The sequence below is a genomic window from Terriglobales bacterium.
GCGCGTTGAAGGTGTGGAAAAATTCCTCTTGCGTGCGTTCTTTCTGTGCCAGGAACTGGATGTCATCAATCAGCAACACATCCACATTGCGGAACTTGTCGCGGAAGCTGGTCATCTTGTCGTAGCGCAGCGAGTTGATCATCTCGTTGGTAAACTTCTCGCTCGACAGGTAGCAGATGGAAGCCTCGGGCTGATGGCGTTTTACTTCATGTCCAATGGCCTGCATCAGGTGGGTCTTTCCCATACCTACGCCGCCGTACAGGAACAACGGGTTGTAGGCCTTGGAGGGCCGCTCTGCGACCGCTTGCGCCGCGGCATGGGCGAACTGGTTGCCCGCCCCTTTGACAAAAGCGTCGAAAGTGTAGCGGGCGTTCAACTGCGCGGCAGAATCCCAGTCGAAGCGCGCCTGCGTAGCGCGGCTTGGCGCCGAGTGAGAGTGTGCTGCGGCCGGAGCAAATCCGGCGTCGGGGCGCACCGCGTGGTTGCGTGGATCGCTGGCGGAGTGGGAGCTATGCTCCTCGGGCGTGATGAACTCCACGTCGTCAAATTCCAGGCCGAGGGTTTCGATGGCCTCCTGGATCAGGTCGGCGTATTTTTCGCCGATGTGACGGAACTCCGGCGTAGGCACCCGCACGAAGAGCTTCTTTTGTTCGGCGTGGCTGTAGCGCGTAGGCTTCAGCCAGGTGTCATACGAATGCCGGTTAATCTTTTTTTCCAGCGCGCCCAGGATTTCAATCCACGGGTTAGCGCTGACTGTTGCAGCAGCCGACGAAAGAGACATGACGATTCCACTTCCAGGGAAACTTTTACACACGGCGAACCCATCCGCGTGACCTACAAAACCTCTTTCAAGCAATAGCCTGCCCGCGGTGGCGCCAGTGCTTCTGGCGGCCTCCGGTTCAGCGAGCGGCTTCTTTTATGTCCGCGTTGGTTGACGCGGGGCTGGGAAATTGAAAGAAGGCGAAAATAAATTCTCAAATTCCGCGTTAGCTGCATCCTAGCACGAAAAAAAATTTCGTGCGGAGGGGCTGGCAAGCAGCCGAACGGAAAAACGTTTGTTAAAACACGATGAAAGATTCTGCAGGCAAGCGGCGCGTTCGTCAATGCCGAAGAATGGTGCAATCGGCCGAAGCCGCACCGGCGTTTTAGCGAACGGTCGTGCGGTTATGAAGAAACAACTGTGCT
It includes:
- the dnaA gene encoding chromosomal replication initiator protein DnaA, encoding MSLSSAAATVSANPWIEILGALEKKINRHSYDTWLKPTRYSHAEQKKLFVRVPTPEFRHIGEKYADLIQEAIETLGLEFDDVEFITPEEHSSHSASDPRNHAVRPDAGFAPAAAHSHSAPSRATQARFDWDSAAQLNARYTFDAFVKGAGNQFAHAAAQAVAERPSKAYNPLFLYGGVGMGKTHLMQAIGHEVKRHQPEASICYLSSEKFTNEMINSLRYDKMTSFRDKFRNVDVLLIDDIQFLAQKERTQEEFFHTFNALHESMKQIVIASDRPPKELAEVEDRLRNRFEWGLIADIQPPDLETKVAILQKKAESERVSLPIDVALFIAGNIRSNVRELEGALIRLTAYCSLTAVEINLPTAQQVLKNFIEAQTKKVTIESIQKAVAEQFGLRVTEIKAKNNSRAIVYPRQIAMYLTKHLTEASLPEIGRQFGGKHHTTVMHSVEKIEQQRQRDKDLNRLLNKITETLNG